One part of the Magallana gigas chromosome 5, xbMagGiga1.1, whole genome shotgun sequence genome encodes these proteins:
- the LOC105338349 gene encoding uncharacterized protein isoform X3, with amino-acid sequence MPSKHKKRKDVSKIHSKLSEGPVQGSPFITHLGDGDPNLHPHPQYLYRSSTPEEEQTLQLVIPGLDQSGSGENSLNNSGGNKEENTSETKEVDTKEGPAETSPPPTREEPPRPQSRNSFVTSRSYLNTDKVAQPSKAFNKQVYFVSSSPEPHLRPGSRCTNVTDSVNRTQVTPVVENPYARVDSGYSSRYSNRSYSAGSIRKLSHSPSRMSYGMTEHYNNPNTHFQHACNRTQEREELQKINDRFTSYIQKVRHLREQSGQQADTTSFIKSTKILEDEVATLKSLYEKELDNVRKQLEEVTRERNSYQMQCSKNKQFALDLENRLMVESEKNRRLMEEMNNSHKRIQSLESELSESKVNSGRPYDDINNLTRDSEKLIREIETLKRRYEKEQLMRQEAEEKAHQTSQKMDFENQVYNQQIKELRERLETASATILSLETRIRQYSKSDTSVSGLLQQVRESAEEEMMRFKIESEENYARNITALKTQMENDAKTIDRLNTEKSQILGQIVELRAKITSLEGQIQNLNHQKVSLEEMVAQERAQATEQVAAMSQKLKDVQEMLFVKMREASSSHDCHMPLKAEISAMKALLEEEEKRLQVPSEDVNYTTNYTLTTQADQPPISTAELVTTNVPPQSFQPMSYAQPSAPPMSPSYAPMTAPNMTNEYVPQYEPFLTEDLDPAGVGLEYFGGGTRYTYQTTPSVNKLQIEPSPPTTPRPVGPVMRAKSAPGEPIKIQRRRPQSAKCQSPSNDCVSKDSPRNVYRTPERPKSDKYYSSPICRRISDVTVSDSTDSPCPSPPQYKVGSKVRGQNVPLIPTSMGQGQDYFDEMFRDLTRETLYTAPPSPPPQKQQRSKSSMDKYQSSVYHDYNTATSSRSESPEYPRHLLPRDALVFRRPMVKRTRASSAYIHSAVGDIKILEVNQEGKYVRLVNDGKQEAEFGGHMIQQNVGGHPVAVYRFPPRTKFPANSTLTVWAGSNDPILHQPPSDYVWKEQQKWGTGPECTTILCKPNGQAIAWTTAAHRFTKNAFEEPSPASQQVVADDPLQDDPNIETDSLTEMTVNINEPKPDSVYLKREKQQPNVLTPQKHPHGTSPGKEIHPATSQPRPYTYGNDNSSVNRQSRSQTTRPDPVNGQPYAGSAQKMGSAPLKRYTPTNIRGNGCIVNKATSGSSNPEKKSLKNKTWPVQYVWAQPPPSPPLCSRSIVTVGLPHSYASLPRGCR; translated from the exons ATGCCCTCTAAGCACAAGAAGAGAAAAGATGTTTCTAAAATTCATTCAAA ACTCAGTGAGGGCCCTGTACAAGGCAGTCCCTTCATAACACACCTTGGGGACGGTGACCCAAATCTACATCCACACCCCCAGTACCTGTACCGATCCTCCACCCCAGAGGAGGAACAGACCCTGCAGCTGGTGATTCCAGGACTTGACCAGTCAGGGTCAGGTGAAAACTCGCTGAACAACTCAGGAGGCAACAAGGAAGAGAACACTTCAG AAACTAAAGAAGTAGATACCAAGGAAGGACCTGCAGAGACAAGTCCCCCTCCTACGAGAGAAGAACCGCCGAGACCTCAGTCCAGGAACTCTTTTGTGACCTCAAGGAGTTACCTCAATACAGACAAAGTTGCCCAGCCATCAAAGGCATTCAATAAACAGGTGTATTTTGTGTCGTCTAGCCCAGAACCTCATTTACGGCCGGGAAGTCGGTGTACAAACGTTACAGACTCGGTCAACAGAACTCAAGTGACTCCAGTCGTGGAGAATCCGTATGCTCGAGTGGACTCAGGGTACTCGAGTCGATATAGCAACAGGAGTTACAGTGCAGGATCGATACGCAAGCTCAGTCACAGCCCCAGCAGGATGAGTTACGGAATGACGGAACATTACAACAACCCTAATACTCACTTTCAACATGCATGTAATCGCACTCAGGAAAGGGAGGAACTTCAGAAAATCAATGACCGTTTTACGTCGTACATCCAAAAGGTCCGCCACCTGCGCGAGCAGAGTGGACAGCAGGCGGACACCACATCTTTCATCAAATCGACCAAAATTCTGGAGGATGAGGTTGCCACATTGAAGAGCTTGTATGAAAAAGAACTTGACAATGTTAG AAAACAATTAGAAGAAGTGACACGAGAAAGAAACTCTTATCAGATGCAATGTAGCAAAAACAAACAGTTTGCCCTAGATTTAGAAAACAg ATTAATGGTAGAATCGGAGAAGAACCGGAGGCTGATGGAGGAGATGAACAACAGCCATAAGAGGATCCAGTCTCTGGAGAGCGAGCTATCCGAGTCCAAAGTCAACTCGGGGCGGCCTTACGACGACATCAACAACTTAACAAGAGATTCTGAAAAGCTGATAAGGGAAATCGAAACTCTGAAACGCAG ATATGAAAAGGAACAGTTGATGCGACAAGAAGCAGAGGAAAAAGCTCACCAAACATCTCAGAAGATGGACTTTGAGAACCAGGTGTACAATCAGCAGATTAAAGAGCTGAGAGAGCGTCTCGAGACAGCGAGCGCCACCATACTGAGTCTGGAGACTCGAATACGCCAGTACAGCAAGTCGGATACATCCGTATCCGGACTCCTACAGCAGGTCAGGGAATCCGCGGAGGAGGAAATGATGCGATTCAAGATCGAGTCAGAGGAAAACTATGCAAGAAAT ATAACTGCCTTAAAAACACAGATGGAAAATGATGCCAAGACAATTGACAGACTGAACACTGAGAAATCTCAGATCCTGGGACAGATTGTGGAGCTGAGGGCCAAGATAACCTCCCTGGAGGGACAG ATCCAGAATTTGAACCACCAGAAGGTCTCCCTAGAGGAAATGGTGGCCCAGGAGAGAGCGCAGGCCACCGAACAGGTGGCTGCCATGTCTCAAAAGCTAAAGGACGTCCAGGAAATGTTGTTTGTGAAGATGAGGGAGGCTAGCTCGTCACATGACTGTCACATGCCACTGAAGGCGGAGATCAGCGCCATGAAGGCCCTGCTGGAAGAGGAGGAGAAAAG attaCAAGTTCCATCAGAGGATGTGAATTACACAACGAACTATACCCTAACCACTCAAGCAGATCAACCACCCATCTCTACCGCTGAACTGGTAACCACCAATGTACCACCTCAAAGTTTCCAGCCAATGTCCTATGCTCAGCCCTCAGCCCCACCAATGTCGCCTTCCTACGCCCCGATGACTGCTCCGAACATGACCAATGAGTACGTCCCTCAGTACGAGCCCTTCCTGACAGAGGACTTGGATCCTGCGGGTGTTGGATTGGAATACTTCGGAGGGGGCACCAGATACACGTACCAGACCACTCCCAGTGTCAACAAACTCCAGATTGAGCCCTCCCCACCCACCACACCTCGCCCTGTGGGGCCAGTGATGAGGGCCAAGTCTGCCCCAG GGGAACCAATCAAAATTCAGCGTAGGAGGCCTCAAAGTGCTAAATGTCAGTCCCCTTCCAATGATTGCGTATCAAAGGATTCCCCTAGGAATGTATATAGAACCCCAGAGAGGCCGAAAAGTGATAAATATTACTCGTCGCCTATATGTAGGCGTATCTCTGATGTCACTGTGAGTGACAGTACTGACAGCCCTTGCCCCTCCCCTCCGCAGTATAAAG TTGGATCCAAGGTCAGAGGTCAGAACGTCCCCCTGATCCCGACCAGCATGGGTCAAGGTCAGGACTACTTTGACGAGATGTTCCGTGACCTGACCCGGGAGACCCTGTACACGGCCCCGCCCAGCCCTCCCCCGCAGAAACAGCAGAGGAGCAAGTCCAGCATGGACAAGTACCAGAGCTCAGTGTACCATGACTACAACACCGCCACCTCCAG TCGCTCAGAGAGCCCTGAGTACCCGCGACACTTACTGCCCAGGGATGCCCTGGTGTTTAG GCGGCCGATGGTGAAGCGCACCAGAGCAAGTAGCGCCTACATCCACAG TGCTGTGGGAGATATTAAAATTCTAGAAGTCAATCAAGAAGGGAAATATGTGAGATTAGTGAACGACGGAAAGCAG GAGGCAGAGTTCGGAGGTCACATGATTCAACAGAATGTCGGTGGACACCCTGTGGCAGTGTATAGATTCCCACCCAGGACGAAATTCCCAGCAAACAGCACCCTCACCGTGTGGGCAGGGTCCAACGACCCCATTTTACACCAACCCCCATCAGACTATGTGTGGAAGGAGCAACAGAAATGGGGGACAGGGCCTGAATGCACTACTATTCTGTGTAAACCTAATGGACAG GCAATAGCTTGGACCACAGCTGCTCACAGGTTTACAAAGAATGCTTTTGAGGAGCCATCTCCTGCTTCTCAACAGGTGGTCGCAG ATGATCCTCTTCAAGATGATCCAAACATTGAGACAGATAGTTTAACAGAAATGACTGTCAACATCAATGAACCCAAGCCAGACTCTGTGTACCTCAAAAG GGAGAAACAGCAGCCAAATGTGCTGACCCCACAGAAACACCCCCATGGCACCTCCCCAGGGAAAGAGATCCACCCCGCCACCAGCCAGCCCCGCCCCTACACGTACGGGAATGACAACAGCAGTGTCAATAGACAGTCACGGTCACAGACAACCAGACCAGACCCAGTCAATG gtcAGCCTTATGCAGGGTCAGCTCAGAAGATGGGTAGTGCTCCATTAAAACGCTACACCCCCACAAATATACGAGGGAATGGCTGTATCGTTAACAAAGCT ACATCGGGGTCAAGCAATCCtgagaaaaaaagtttgaagAATAAAACTTG GCCGGTACAATACGTGTGGGCCCAGCCTCCCCCTTCTCCTCCCCTCTGCAGCAGGAGTATAGTAACAGTCGGCCTGCCTCACTCGTACGCTTCTCTACCTAGAG gatGTAGGTAA
- the LOC105338349 gene encoding uncharacterized protein isoform X5, which translates to MPSKHKKRKDVSKIHSKLSEGPVQGSPFITHLGDGDPNLHPHPQYLYRSSTPEEEQTLQLVIPGLDQSGSGENSLNNSGGNKEENTSETKEVDTKEGPAETSPPPTREEPPRPQSRNSFVTSRSYLNTDKVAQPSKAFNKQVYFVSSSPEPHLRPGSRCTNVTDSVNRTQVTPVVENPYARVDSGYSSRYSNRSYSAGSIRKLSHSPSRMSYGMTEHYNNPNTHFQHACNRTQEREELQKINDRFTSYIQKVRHLREQSGQQADTTSFIKSTKILEDEVATLKSLYEKELDNVRKQLEEVTRERNSYQMQCSKNKQFALDLENSCNPDGPHNERLMVESEKNRRLMEEMNNSHKRIQSLESELSESKVNSGRPYDDINNLTRDSEKLIREIETLKRRYEKEQLMRQEAEEKAHQTSQKMDFENQVYNQQIKELRERLETASATILSLETRIRQYSKSDTSVSGLLQQVRESAEEEMMRFKIESEENYARNITALKTQMENDAKTIDRLNTEKSQILGQIVELRAKITSLEGQIQNLNHQKVSLEEMVAQERAQATEQVAAMSQKLKDVQEMLFVKMREASSSHDCHMPLKAEISAMKALLEEEEKRLQVPSEDVNYTTNYTLTTQADQPPISTAELVTTNVPPQSFQPMSYAQPSAPPMSPSYAPMTAPNMTNEYVPQYEPFLTEDLDPAGVGLEYFGGGTRYTYQTTPSVNKLQIEPSPPTTPRPVGPVMRAKSAPGEPIKIQRRRPQSAKCQSPSNDCVSKDSPRNVYRTPERPKSDKYYSSPICRRISDVTVSDSTDSPCPSPPQYKVGSKVRGQNVPLIPTSMGQGQDYFDEMFRDLTRETLYTAPPSPPPQKQQRSKSSMDKYQSSVYHDYNTATSSRSESPEYPRHLLPRDALVFSAVGDIKILEVNQEGKYVRLVNDGKQEAEFGGHMIQQNVGGHPVAVYRFPPRTKFPANSTLTVWAGSNDPILHQPPSDYVWKEQQKWGTGPECTTILCKPNGQAIAWTTAAHRFTKNAFEEPSPASQQVVADDPLQDDPNIETDSLTEMTVNINEPKPDSVYLKREKQQPNVLTPQKHPHGTSPGKEIHPATSQPRPYTYGNDNSSVNRQSRSQTTRPDPVNGQPYAGSAQKMGSAPLKRYTPTNIRGNGCIVNKATSGSSNPEKKSLKNKTWPVQYVWAQPPPSPPLCSRSIVTVGLPHSYASLPRGCR; encoded by the exons ATGCCCTCTAAGCACAAGAAGAGAAAAGATGTTTCTAAAATTCATTCAAA ACTCAGTGAGGGCCCTGTACAAGGCAGTCCCTTCATAACACACCTTGGGGACGGTGACCCAAATCTACATCCACACCCCCAGTACCTGTACCGATCCTCCACCCCAGAGGAGGAACAGACCCTGCAGCTGGTGATTCCAGGACTTGACCAGTCAGGGTCAGGTGAAAACTCGCTGAACAACTCAGGAGGCAACAAGGAAGAGAACACTTCAG AAACTAAAGAAGTAGATACCAAGGAAGGACCTGCAGAGACAAGTCCCCCTCCTACGAGAGAAGAACCGCCGAGACCTCAGTCCAGGAACTCTTTTGTGACCTCAAGGAGTTACCTCAATACAGACAAAGTTGCCCAGCCATCAAAGGCATTCAATAAACAGGTGTATTTTGTGTCGTCTAGCCCAGAACCTCATTTACGGCCGGGAAGTCGGTGTACAAACGTTACAGACTCGGTCAACAGAACTCAAGTGACTCCAGTCGTGGAGAATCCGTATGCTCGAGTGGACTCAGGGTACTCGAGTCGATATAGCAACAGGAGTTACAGTGCAGGATCGATACGCAAGCTCAGTCACAGCCCCAGCAGGATGAGTTACGGAATGACGGAACATTACAACAACCCTAATACTCACTTTCAACATGCATGTAATCGCACTCAGGAAAGGGAGGAACTTCAGAAAATCAATGACCGTTTTACGTCGTACATCCAAAAGGTCCGCCACCTGCGCGAGCAGAGTGGACAGCAGGCGGACACCACATCTTTCATCAAATCGACCAAAATTCTGGAGGATGAGGTTGCCACATTGAAGAGCTTGTATGAAAAAGAACTTGACAATGTTAG AAAACAATTAGAAGAAGTGACACGAGAAAGAAACTCTTATCAGATGCAATGTAGCAAAAACAAACAGTTTGCCCTAGATTTAGAAAACAg TTGCAACCCAGATGGCCCCCATAATGAAAG ATTAATGGTAGAATCGGAGAAGAACCGGAGGCTGATGGAGGAGATGAACAACAGCCATAAGAGGATCCAGTCTCTGGAGAGCGAGCTATCCGAGTCCAAAGTCAACTCGGGGCGGCCTTACGACGACATCAACAACTTAACAAGAGATTCTGAAAAGCTGATAAGGGAAATCGAAACTCTGAAACGCAG ATATGAAAAGGAACAGTTGATGCGACAAGAAGCAGAGGAAAAAGCTCACCAAACATCTCAGAAGATGGACTTTGAGAACCAGGTGTACAATCAGCAGATTAAAGAGCTGAGAGAGCGTCTCGAGACAGCGAGCGCCACCATACTGAGTCTGGAGACTCGAATACGCCAGTACAGCAAGTCGGATACATCCGTATCCGGACTCCTACAGCAGGTCAGGGAATCCGCGGAGGAGGAAATGATGCGATTCAAGATCGAGTCAGAGGAAAACTATGCAAGAAAT ATAACTGCCTTAAAAACACAGATGGAAAATGATGCCAAGACAATTGACAGACTGAACACTGAGAAATCTCAGATCCTGGGACAGATTGTGGAGCTGAGGGCCAAGATAACCTCCCTGGAGGGACAG ATCCAGAATTTGAACCACCAGAAGGTCTCCCTAGAGGAAATGGTGGCCCAGGAGAGAGCGCAGGCCACCGAACAGGTGGCTGCCATGTCTCAAAAGCTAAAGGACGTCCAGGAAATGTTGTTTGTGAAGATGAGGGAGGCTAGCTCGTCACATGACTGTCACATGCCACTGAAGGCGGAGATCAGCGCCATGAAGGCCCTGCTGGAAGAGGAGGAGAAAAG attaCAAGTTCCATCAGAGGATGTGAATTACACAACGAACTATACCCTAACCACTCAAGCAGATCAACCACCCATCTCTACCGCTGAACTGGTAACCACCAATGTACCACCTCAAAGTTTCCAGCCAATGTCCTATGCTCAGCCCTCAGCCCCACCAATGTCGCCTTCCTACGCCCCGATGACTGCTCCGAACATGACCAATGAGTACGTCCCTCAGTACGAGCCCTTCCTGACAGAGGACTTGGATCCTGCGGGTGTTGGATTGGAATACTTCGGAGGGGGCACCAGATACACGTACCAGACCACTCCCAGTGTCAACAAACTCCAGATTGAGCCCTCCCCACCCACCACACCTCGCCCTGTGGGGCCAGTGATGAGGGCCAAGTCTGCCCCAG GGGAACCAATCAAAATTCAGCGTAGGAGGCCTCAAAGTGCTAAATGTCAGTCCCCTTCCAATGATTGCGTATCAAAGGATTCCCCTAGGAATGTATATAGAACCCCAGAGAGGCCGAAAAGTGATAAATATTACTCGTCGCCTATATGTAGGCGTATCTCTGATGTCACTGTGAGTGACAGTACTGACAGCCCTTGCCCCTCCCCTCCGCAGTATAAAG TTGGATCCAAGGTCAGAGGTCAGAACGTCCCCCTGATCCCGACCAGCATGGGTCAAGGTCAGGACTACTTTGACGAGATGTTCCGTGACCTGACCCGGGAGACCCTGTACACGGCCCCGCCCAGCCCTCCCCCGCAGAAACAGCAGAGGAGCAAGTCCAGCATGGACAAGTACCAGAGCTCAGTGTACCATGACTACAACACCGCCACCTCCAG TCGCTCAGAGAGCCCTGAGTACCCGCGACACTTACTGCCCAGGGATGCCCTGGTGTTTAG TGCTGTGGGAGATATTAAAATTCTAGAAGTCAATCAAGAAGGGAAATATGTGAGATTAGTGAACGACGGAAAGCAG GAGGCAGAGTTCGGAGGTCACATGATTCAACAGAATGTCGGTGGACACCCTGTGGCAGTGTATAGATTCCCACCCAGGACGAAATTCCCAGCAAACAGCACCCTCACCGTGTGGGCAGGGTCCAACGACCCCATTTTACACCAACCCCCATCAGACTATGTGTGGAAGGAGCAACAGAAATGGGGGACAGGGCCTGAATGCACTACTATTCTGTGTAAACCTAATGGACAG GCAATAGCTTGGACCACAGCTGCTCACAGGTTTACAAAGAATGCTTTTGAGGAGCCATCTCCTGCTTCTCAACAGGTGGTCGCAG ATGATCCTCTTCAAGATGATCCAAACATTGAGACAGATAGTTTAACAGAAATGACTGTCAACATCAATGAACCCAAGCCAGACTCTGTGTACCTCAAAAG GGAGAAACAGCAGCCAAATGTGCTGACCCCACAGAAACACCCCCATGGCACCTCCCCAGGGAAAGAGATCCACCCCGCCACCAGCCAGCCCCGCCCCTACACGTACGGGAATGACAACAGCAGTGTCAATAGACAGTCACGGTCACAGACAACCAGACCAGACCCAGTCAATG gtcAGCCTTATGCAGGGTCAGCTCAGAAGATGGGTAGTGCTCCATTAAAACGCTACACCCCCACAAATATACGAGGGAATGGCTGTATCGTTAACAAAGCT ACATCGGGGTCAAGCAATCCtgagaaaaaaagtttgaagAATAAAACTTG GCCGGTACAATACGTGTGGGCCCAGCCTCCCCCTTCTCCTCCCCTCTGCAGCAGGAGTATAGTAACAGTCGGCCTGCCTCACTCGTACGCTTCTCTACCTAGAG gatGTAGGTAA
- the LOC105338349 gene encoding uncharacterized protein isoform X8, whose protein sequence is MPSKHKKRKDVSKIHSKLSEGPVQGSPFITHLGDGDPNLHPHPQYLYRSSTPEEEQTLQLVIPGLDQSGSGENSLNNSGGNKEENTSETKEVDTKEGPAETSPPPTREEPPRPQSRNSFVTSRSYLNTDKVAQPSKAFNKQVYFVSSSPEPHLRPGSRCTNVTDSVNRTQVTPVVENPYARVDSGYSSRYSNRSYSAGSIRKLSHSPSRMSYGMTEHYNNPNTHFQHACNRTQEREELQKINDRFTSYIQKVRHLREQSGQQADTTSFIKSTKILEDEVATLKSLYEKELDNVRKQLEEVTRERNSYQMQCSKNKQFALDLENSCNPDGPHNERLMVESEKNRRLMEEMNNSHKRIQSLESELSESKVNSGRPYDDINNLTRDSEKLIREIETLKRRYEKEQLMRQEAEEKAHQTSQKMDFENQVYNQQIKELRERLETASATILSLETRIRQYSKSDTSVSGLLQQVRESAEEEMMRFKIESEENYARNITALKTQMENDAKTIDRLNTEKSQILGQIVELRAKITSLEGQIQNLNHQKVSLEEMVAQERAQATEQVAAMSQKLKDVQEMLFVKMREASSSHDCHMPLKAEISAMKALLEEEEKRLQVPSEDVNYTTNYTLTTQADQPPISTAELVTTNVPPQSFQPMSYAQPSAPPMSPSYAPMTAPNMTNEYVPQYEPFLTEDLDPAGVGLEYFGGGTRYTYQTTPSVNKLQIEPSPPTTPRPVGPVMRAKSAPGEPIKIQRRRPQSAKCQSPSNDCVSKDSPRNVYRTPERPKSDKYYSSPICRRISDVTVSDSTDSPCPSPPQYKVGSKVRGQNVPLIPTSMGQGQDYFDEMFRDLTRETLYTAPPSPPPQKQQRSKSSMDKYQSSVYHDYNTATSSAVGDIKILEVNQEGKYVRLVNDGKQEAEFGGHMIQQNVGGHPVAVYRFPPRTKFPANSTLTVWAGSNDPILHQPPSDYVWKEQQKWGTGPECTTILCKPNGQAIAWTTAAHRFTKNAFEEPSPASQQVVADDPLQDDPNIETDSLTEMTVNINEPKPDSVYLKREKQQPNVLTPQKHPHGTSPGKEIHPATSQPRPYTYGNDNSSVNRQSRSQTTRPDPVNGQPYAGSAQKMGSAPLKRYTPTNIRGNGCIVNKATSGSSNPEKKSLKNKTWPVQYVWAQPPPSPPLCSRSIVTVGLPHSYASLPRGCR, encoded by the exons ATGCCCTCTAAGCACAAGAAGAGAAAAGATGTTTCTAAAATTCATTCAAA ACTCAGTGAGGGCCCTGTACAAGGCAGTCCCTTCATAACACACCTTGGGGACGGTGACCCAAATCTACATCCACACCCCCAGTACCTGTACCGATCCTCCACCCCAGAGGAGGAACAGACCCTGCAGCTGGTGATTCCAGGACTTGACCAGTCAGGGTCAGGTGAAAACTCGCTGAACAACTCAGGAGGCAACAAGGAAGAGAACACTTCAG AAACTAAAGAAGTAGATACCAAGGAAGGACCTGCAGAGACAAGTCCCCCTCCTACGAGAGAAGAACCGCCGAGACCTCAGTCCAGGAACTCTTTTGTGACCTCAAGGAGTTACCTCAATACAGACAAAGTTGCCCAGCCATCAAAGGCATTCAATAAACAGGTGTATTTTGTGTCGTCTAGCCCAGAACCTCATTTACGGCCGGGAAGTCGGTGTACAAACGTTACAGACTCGGTCAACAGAACTCAAGTGACTCCAGTCGTGGAGAATCCGTATGCTCGAGTGGACTCAGGGTACTCGAGTCGATATAGCAACAGGAGTTACAGTGCAGGATCGATACGCAAGCTCAGTCACAGCCCCAGCAGGATGAGTTACGGAATGACGGAACATTACAACAACCCTAATACTCACTTTCAACATGCATGTAATCGCACTCAGGAAAGGGAGGAACTTCAGAAAATCAATGACCGTTTTACGTCGTACATCCAAAAGGTCCGCCACCTGCGCGAGCAGAGTGGACAGCAGGCGGACACCACATCTTTCATCAAATCGACCAAAATTCTGGAGGATGAGGTTGCCACATTGAAGAGCTTGTATGAAAAAGAACTTGACAATGTTAG AAAACAATTAGAAGAAGTGACACGAGAAAGAAACTCTTATCAGATGCAATGTAGCAAAAACAAACAGTTTGCCCTAGATTTAGAAAACAg TTGCAACCCAGATGGCCCCCATAATGAAAG ATTAATGGTAGAATCGGAGAAGAACCGGAGGCTGATGGAGGAGATGAACAACAGCCATAAGAGGATCCAGTCTCTGGAGAGCGAGCTATCCGAGTCCAAAGTCAACTCGGGGCGGCCTTACGACGACATCAACAACTTAACAAGAGATTCTGAAAAGCTGATAAGGGAAATCGAAACTCTGAAACGCAG ATATGAAAAGGAACAGTTGATGCGACAAGAAGCAGAGGAAAAAGCTCACCAAACATCTCAGAAGATGGACTTTGAGAACCAGGTGTACAATCAGCAGATTAAAGAGCTGAGAGAGCGTCTCGAGACAGCGAGCGCCACCATACTGAGTCTGGAGACTCGAATACGCCAGTACAGCAAGTCGGATACATCCGTATCCGGACTCCTACAGCAGGTCAGGGAATCCGCGGAGGAGGAAATGATGCGATTCAAGATCGAGTCAGAGGAAAACTATGCAAGAAAT ATAACTGCCTTAAAAACACAGATGGAAAATGATGCCAAGACAATTGACAGACTGAACACTGAGAAATCTCAGATCCTGGGACAGATTGTGGAGCTGAGGGCCAAGATAACCTCCCTGGAGGGACAG ATCCAGAATTTGAACCACCAGAAGGTCTCCCTAGAGGAAATGGTGGCCCAGGAGAGAGCGCAGGCCACCGAACAGGTGGCTGCCATGTCTCAAAAGCTAAAGGACGTCCAGGAAATGTTGTTTGTGAAGATGAGGGAGGCTAGCTCGTCACATGACTGTCACATGCCACTGAAGGCGGAGATCAGCGCCATGAAGGCCCTGCTGGAAGAGGAGGAGAAAAG attaCAAGTTCCATCAGAGGATGTGAATTACACAACGAACTATACCCTAACCACTCAAGCAGATCAACCACCCATCTCTACCGCTGAACTGGTAACCACCAATGTACCACCTCAAAGTTTCCAGCCAATGTCCTATGCTCAGCCCTCAGCCCCACCAATGTCGCCTTCCTACGCCCCGATGACTGCTCCGAACATGACCAATGAGTACGTCCCTCAGTACGAGCCCTTCCTGACAGAGGACTTGGATCCTGCGGGTGTTGGATTGGAATACTTCGGAGGGGGCACCAGATACACGTACCAGACCACTCCCAGTGTCAACAAACTCCAGATTGAGCCCTCCCCACCCACCACACCTCGCCCTGTGGGGCCAGTGATGAGGGCCAAGTCTGCCCCAG GGGAACCAATCAAAATTCAGCGTAGGAGGCCTCAAAGTGCTAAATGTCAGTCCCCTTCCAATGATTGCGTATCAAAGGATTCCCCTAGGAATGTATATAGAACCCCAGAGAGGCCGAAAAGTGATAAATATTACTCGTCGCCTATATGTAGGCGTATCTCTGATGTCACTGTGAGTGACAGTACTGACAGCCCTTGCCCCTCCCCTCCGCAGTATAAAG TTGGATCCAAGGTCAGAGGTCAGAACGTCCCCCTGATCCCGACCAGCATGGGTCAAGGTCAGGACTACTTTGACGAGATGTTCCGTGACCTGACCCGGGAGACCCTGTACACGGCCCCGCCCAGCCCTCCCCCGCAGAAACAGCAGAGGAGCAAGTCCAGCATGGACAAGTACCAGAGCTCAGTGTACCATGACTACAACACCGCCACCTCCAG TGCTGTGGGAGATATTAAAATTCTAGAAGTCAATCAAGAAGGGAAATATGTGAGATTAGTGAACGACGGAAAGCAG GAGGCAGAGTTCGGAGGTCACATGATTCAACAGAATGTCGGTGGACACCCTGTGGCAGTGTATAGATTCCCACCCAGGACGAAATTCCCAGCAAACAGCACCCTCACCGTGTGGGCAGGGTCCAACGACCCCATTTTACACCAACCCCCATCAGACTATGTGTGGAAGGAGCAACAGAAATGGGGGACAGGGCCTGAATGCACTACTATTCTGTGTAAACCTAATGGACAG GCAATAGCTTGGACCACAGCTGCTCACAGGTTTACAAAGAATGCTTTTGAGGAGCCATCTCCTGCTTCTCAACAGGTGGTCGCAG ATGATCCTCTTCAAGATGATCCAAACATTGAGACAGATAGTTTAACAGAAATGACTGTCAACATCAATGAACCCAAGCCAGACTCTGTGTACCTCAAAAG GGAGAAACAGCAGCCAAATGTGCTGACCCCACAGAAACACCCCCATGGCACCTCCCCAGGGAAAGAGATCCACCCCGCCACCAGCCAGCCCCGCCCCTACACGTACGGGAATGACAACAGCAGTGTCAATAGACAGTCACGGTCACAGACAACCAGACCAGACCCAGTCAATG gtcAGCCTTATGCAGGGTCAGCTCAGAAGATGGGTAGTGCTCCATTAAAACGCTACACCCCCACAAATATACGAGGGAATGGCTGTATCGTTAACAAAGCT ACATCGGGGTCAAGCAATCCtgagaaaaaaagtttgaagAATAAAACTTG GCCGGTACAATACGTGTGGGCCCAGCCTCCCCCTTCTCCTCCCCTCTGCAGCAGGAGTATAGTAACAGTCGGCCTGCCTCACTCGTACGCTTCTCTACCTAGAG gatGTAGGTAA